From Campylobacter pinnipediorum subsp. caledonicus:
TAAGAAACCACAAATGCCACCAGCAACAGTGAATGTTATAGTTGCAAAAAAAGCTGATAATAAAATGATTTTTGAGTATCCAGCAAAACTTGAAAGCTTACAAGAAGTTATAGTTACCCCAAAAGTTTCTGGAACCATAATAAAACAAAATTTCAAAGCAGGAGACAAAGTAAAACAAGGCGATGTTTTATTTATTGTAGAACCTGATAAATTTGAAGCGTTATATGATATAGCAAATGCAGCTATCATACAAGCTGAGTCAGCATACAAAAACGCAAAAAGTGAAATGGAACGTGTTAAGAGATTGTTTTCTCAAAATGCGATAAGCCAGAAAGAGTATGACAATGCCTTGGCAAAATTGGAAGTCGCAAGTGCATCAATAGCAAGTGCAAAAGCAAATGCAAAAGCAGCAAAATTAGATTTAAGCTATACAAAAATCAAAGCACCTTTTAGCGGTGTTGTTAGTGAGAACTTAGTAGATGTGGGTTCTTTTGTTGCGGCTGGTAATACAAAACTTGTAAAACTTAGTGACATAGATACAATCAATGCTAGATTTTATATCTCAGATGTAGCAAACCTAAAAAGAATCAATAATCTAACAAACAAAAATTGGGTTCAATTAGACTCAAATGCAACACTTATAACTAACAATGGAAACGTAAAAGGCTCACTTAACTTTATAGACAATACCGTTGATGAAAATACCGGTAGTGTTTTAGCAAAAGCTGAGTTTAAAAATGAAAATTTGCAACTTCTAGCTGGTTCATTTGCAAAAATAAGCCTAGATGGTTTTATACAAAAAAATAGCTTTTTATTGCCACAAATTGCAATAAAACAAGATGTTGTATCTCCATATGTTTTAGTTGCAAAAGATAATAAGGTTACAAAAAAACCTATTCAAATTATATTTGAAACATCAGAAAATGCAATCATAAATAGTGGATTAAAAGAAGGTGATCAAATAATAATTAACAATTTTAATAAAATCGGTATCGGAGCGACTGTAAAGGTAGAAAACAAGGAGAACAAATAGATGTTTTCTAAATTTTTTATCAACAGACCTATATTTGCAAGTGTTATATCTATTATTATATTTATAGCAGGAATTATGTCTTTAAGAGGTCTTCCTGTAGAAGAATATCCGCAACTAACACCACCTCAAATTAGTATAAGGGCACAATACACTGGCGCAAACGCAGATGTTATAGCAAACACTGTTGCCTCTGTTATAGAAGAACAAGTAAATGGTGTTGAAAATATGATATATATGAAGAGTGTATCAAGTTCTAGTGGTTCTATGAATTTAAATGTGTTTTTTAAAATAGGAACAAACTCAAAACAAGCTAGTGTGGATGTAAACAATCGTGTTCAATCAGCTCTTTCAAGACTTCCTAGCGAAGTTAGACAAATAGGAGTAACTGTTCGTGAGAGTAGTGGGTCTATGCTCGGTGTTGTTTCTTTTTTAAACCCAAATGCTACGATTACTGAATTACATAATTATGTTGTTTTAAATATACTAGATGACATAAAAAGGGTAAAAGGTGTTGGAGATGCGACTATCATAGGTGGAAAAAATTATGCTATGAGAATTTGGATAAAACCTGATTTGCTTGCAAAATACAATCTAAGTACCACTGATGTCATATCGGCTATAAAAACTCAAAATAGTCAGTATGCAGCTGGAAAGATAGGCGAAGCACCTATAAAAGATAAGATATCTTATGTGTATGCAATAAGTGCTGATGGACGATTTAAAAATGTAGATGAATTTAAAAATATAATACTAAAAGCTGATAGTAACGGAAATTTATTAAGGCTTAAAGATGTAGCTGATGTTGAGATAGGCTCGGAAAATTATTCAATAGGTGCTTTAATGAACGGAAAAAATATGGCACCTATGCTTATATTTTTGCAAAACGGAGCAAATGCTGTTGAAACAATGCATTTAGTCAAAGAGAGATTACAAGAAATTTCAAAAAGTTATCCTGATGGAATGTATCACGATATTCCTTACGATACTACAAAATTTGTTGAAATTTCTATACAAGAGGTTATAAAAACATTTATAGAAGCAATGTTGCTTGTTATGGTTGTTATTTATATGTTCTTAAAAAGTTTTAGGGCAACAATCATACCAATGCTTGCCGTTCCTGTATCCATAATAGGAACATTTGTTGGTTTTTATATTATGGGTTTTTCTATAAATTTAATAACACTTTTTGCACTAATTCTTGCCATAGGTATAGTCGTTGATGATGCGATTATAGTTATAGAAAATGTTGAGCGTATTATGCACGAAGATAAAAGTATAAGCGTCAAAGAAGCTAGTATAAAAGCTATGCAGGAGGTTACAACACCTGTTATTTCAATAGTTTTGGTTTTATCAGCCGTTTTTATTCCTGTTGCTTTTATGGAGGGTTTTGTTGGGGTTATTCAAAGACAATTTGCCCTAACTCTTGTGGTTTCTGTTTGTCTTTCTGGCTTAGTTGCTTTAACACTAACTCCGGCACTTTGTGCAGTTTTTTTAAAAAGAACAGAGGAAAAGCCATTTTGGTTTGTACAAAAATTTAATGATTTTTTTGATTGGAGCACAAGTATTTTTTCAGCTGGTGTAGCTAAAGTTATAAGACATGTAATTCCTAGTTTGATTATAGTTGGCATTATTGTTTGGGCTATGATAACACTTTTAAAGATTATACCAAGTTCTCTTGTTCCTTATGAAGACAAGGGTGCTGCTATAGCCGTTACATCTTTACCACCAGCATCAACATCATCTAGAACACTAACAGAAGTTAAAAAAATATCAGATAAATTTTTGTCAAATCCAAATGTTGAAATGGTTACAACCATAGCTGGTTATGATATGTTTGCAGGGGTGCTTAGAGAAAATTCTGCCATATCTTTCGTAGGGCTTAAAGATTGGGATCAAAGGAAAAATCCAAAAGATCAAATTTTTGCTTTATTAGGACCTTTTAACGGAATGCTTGCACCATCAAAAGAGAGTATGAGTTTTGTTATGAATACGCCACCTATTATGGGACTTAGTCTTGCGGGTGGTTTTGAAATTTATCTTCAAAACAAAAGTGGAAAAAGCTATAATGAAATTCAAAAAGACACTATGAAAGTTGTAATGGCGGCAAATGCTAGACCTGAAATAACTAGAGTTAGAACAACACTTGATACTACATATCCGCAGTATAAAATAGAAGTAGATGAACAAAAAGCTTATTTGATGGGTGTTAGTAAACCCGATATATTTGCTACTATTTCAGCTACGATAGGTGGATACTATATAAACGATTTTAATATGTTTGGAAAGACATATCGTGTATATATGAGAGCAAAAGAGAGTTTTAGAAATTCAGCAGAAGATATCAGAAATATATTTGTAAAAAACAAAAAAGGTGAGATGGTCGCACTAAATTCTATCGTTACCTTAAAAAGAAGTATGGGTGCTGATTTGGTTGAAAGGTTCAATCTTTTTCCAGCTGCTAAACTTATGGGAGAACCAGCACTAGGATATACATCAGGAGATGCATTAAATGCTATCGAAGATGTTATAAAACAGACATTGCAACAAGATGAGTACTCTATAGCATATTCAGGAACGGCGTATCAAGAAAAGACATCATCAGGTACAGGTCAAACCGCGTTTGTATTTGGTATGATTTTTGTATTTTTGATATTAGCAGCTCAATACGAAAGATGGCTTATACCTTTGGCTGTTATTACAGCTATTCCTTTTGCAGTATTTGGTTCTCTTTTTGCAACATACATAAGAGGTCTTAGCAATGATATATATTTCCAAATAGGTCTATTATTGCTTATCGGACTTTCGGCAAAAAATGCTATTTTAATAATAGAATTTGCAATGCAAGAAAGAAAAAGGGGTAAAAGCATATTTGATGCAGCTATAAATGCAGCAAAACTTCGTTTTAGACCGATAGTTATGACATCAATTGCATTTAGTATGGGTATTTTTCCGATGGTTATTTCAAGTGGTGCTGGTGCTGCAAGTAGGCATTCATTATCTACCGGACTTATAGGTGGTATGATAGCAGCGACTACGATAGCGATATTTTTTGTTCCGTTGTTTTACTATCTGCTTGAAAGTTTAAATCAAAAATTTAAAAATAGAAAAGGTGCTTTAGATGCGTAATATTATATTTTTTGCAATAGTTCTTTTATTTGTAGGATGTTCATTTAAACCTGAAATGATTGATGTAAACTCAAGCTTTGATTACAAAAGCCAAACAACAAATATAAGCGATAAATGGTGGGAAGAATTTAACGATGATAAATTAAACTCGCTGGTTGATGATGCGTTAAAGCATAATATAGATTTAAAAATAGCTTATTTGAATTTACAAAAAGCTGATATAAATCTAAACAATGCAAAATCACTATTTTTACCTACTGCTAGTGTAACAGGCAGTGCGACAAGAAGAGGCACAGAGCATTTAAAAACAGATAGTTTTTCACTAAATGCTGTTTTAAACTACGAGGTTGATTTATGGGGAAGAGTAAAAAACTCAGTTGAATCAAACAAAGCCCTTTTAAATGCAAGTATTTATGATTATAATGCTTCTAGACTAAGTATAGTTTCAAATGTCGTAGATAATTATTTTTCATTAGTAGCATTAAAAATGCAAGAAAATATCTACAAAAACACACTAAAAAGTTATATAGACACGATGAATTATCGCAAAAAACAGCTTGAAGCCGGCGCGATAACAAAATCTGTATATATACAAAGCGTAACATCTGTGCAAAATGCAAGTATAAATTTAAACAACATAAAAAATCAAATCATCACACTTTCAAATGTATTGTCTATACTTGCTGGAAGAGATAATAATGAAATTTTATACTCGCTAGTTAATACAAACAAAACACTTCCAAAAGCACCTCAAATAAATGCCGATATAAGTGCTGATATACTTCTAAAAAGAAGTGATGTAGCTTATGCCTATGAAATTTTAAAAAGCTCAAATGCACTTGTTGGAGTTGCGAAAGCTGCTTATTTTCCATCTATATCTTTGAGTGGAATTTTTGGTTTTAGTTCAGCTAAGATAGACAATTTATTTGATAAAGATGCTCGGTTTTGGTCTCTTGGTACTTCTCTTACACAAAATATTTTCAATCTACCTCAAACAAAAAATAGAGTTAAGCTATCTAAAATCATAGAAAGTGAAAATGCTTTAAGGTATGAAAAAATCATAAAAATAGCTCTTGGTGAAGTTAAAACAGCTTTGATAAATAGACGAAATCTAATTGAAATTTTCAACCAAACAAAAGAGCTTTTAGACTCTCAAGAAAAGATATACGAACTTGTAAACTCGCAATACGATGAGGGTTATGTAGATCATCTAAGTCTACTTGATGCACAAAGAAATCTACTAAGCACAAAACTAAGTCTTGTAAATGCGAATTTAAATCTAAATAAAGCAGTAGTTCAAGTATTTAAAGCTTTTGGAGGTGGCTTTAAAAAATAATCGTAAATTTTTAAATTTATATAAAATTTGAAATAAATATTTTTTAAATTCAGCAAAAATTCAAAAAAAAAAAAATAGAATTTGCATTTTAAATATCAAAACACGATAAGGAATACAAGATGAAAATTTCTAAATTTTTAAGTGCTGTTGCTATTAGTGCCTGTATTAGCACCGGTTTATTTGCTAATACATATTTTGAAGATGCAAGATTATATCTATCTATTTATGCAGCAAAGCATAATGATGATATAGAGAAGATGATGTCAGATATAGAAACAGCAAATGATCTCAAAAATATAGTTATTCAATATTTGATTAGTTTTGCAAATGCAAAAAATGAAGAAATAAAAGTCGAAAGGCATTCACAAAAAGATAATAACGATGCTATTTGGATATCTAGTGCTATAAAATATGGATATCAAGCAACTAATGATTGGATAAAAAAAAATATACAAGTTCCTTTAAATGAAATGTTAGAAAATCCTGATAATATAGATAATACTAAACTTAATAAACTTAATGGAAGTTTTAGTACTAATGGAATTAATTTAGAATTAGGACAAGGTTCGGTTGATGCTTCGCAAAATGTAACTAAGTTAGATAAAAATTTTATAAAAAAACATAAAACAGATATCAAAAACAAACTAAATGAATTTTTAAATACATTTCATACCAAACTTAAAAAAAATGTAGAGATTATTAGCAAAAAAATTGAAGAAAAATCAAATGATGACCATAAATTAAAAACAGAATTAGAAAAATTGAAGAAAGAAAAAGTAAAAATTGAAGAAAAAGTAAAAGAGATAGAAGATAAACTTAAAAAAGAAAAACAAGAGAGACTTGAAAGAGAAAGACTTGAGAGAGAAAGACAAGAAGAACAAGAAAGACTTGAAAAAGAAAAAGAAAGACTTGAAAAAGAACAAGAAAGACTTGAAAAAGAAAAAGAAGAAAGAGAAAAAATCAAAAAAGAAGAACTTAAAAAAGAGCAAGAATTTAAATCTAAATTTTCTACACAGGATAGCATTCAAAGTTCAATTTATGATTTAACAAAAGACAATCAAAATTTAAGACAAATATTTGAAACTATGAGCAAAGATCAAATTCAAGCTTTTTCTAAAGAAATAAAACAAACAACACAAGATATATCCAGCAATATATCAGAAAATTTATATACTCAAATAGTTGATTTTAATTCAGAAATAACAACTCAAACCAGACTAGCACAACTAAGCAATCCTTTCAATAAAGATCTAGCACTTGCAAAGGCTATCAATGCCTTAAAAGATATGAGATTTGTTTCAAATGATGATAGCGTAATGACAAATGTAGTAAAAGAATACACAGATAGATTTGCATACAATAACAATCTATGGGCTTCTGCTTTAGGGGGTCAAACAAGATCTAAGAACAATATAAAATCAAGTCTTTATGGTTTTGCTATAGGGTATGATAGAGCATTTGATAGCACAATAGTAGGAAGTTATATAAATTATGCAAAAACAAAAACAAAAAATGATAGTTTTGATAATAAAGCAGATAACTATCAAGTAGGTGTGTATACTAGAAGTTATGTGAATAATAACGAGATAGATACAAAAGTATCCATAGGAAAATCTAAAAATAAACTAACAAGAGATATCAAAATACCAAACAATGCATTAGTATCACAAAAAAGCAAATATGATACAAAATCACTAACATTTGATTTAAGCTATGGTTATGTCGTAGCAACAAAAAATAATAGTTTTGTAAAACCTTTTATAGGTGCTTCATATAGTTATTTTAAAAATGATGAATTTAAAGAAGATGGATTATTTGCTATGAAATTCAGCGGTTCAAATTCTAAGATGCTTAATGCAAGCGCTGGAATTGAGTTTAGAACATATCTAGAAAATGGAAACTACTTTTTTATAACACCTTCTTTACAAAAAGAAATTTATAAAAAAACAAAAGATAGCATTGTTAGATTTGTAGGTTCAGATAAAGATATAATCCTAGCAACAAACAACAAAAAATCAACATATGTTTCTTTGATAACAGGAGCACAAGTAAATTTAACACAAAATTTATCTGCTAATATGATAATTGGCGCAAAAGCTAAATCGAAAGAAAAACTATATAATGCAACAATAGGACTTAGATATAAGTTTTGATTTAGTCTAAATGTTAAAGTGCTATTAGCACTTTAACATTATCATTTAACGAAGAAATTTTGAGCTATAGCCTTATCTTCAAAAGGTATAACTTCTAAGTTTTTATCCCCTACTTTGATATTTACAGACTTATCTTTTGGGGCTTTTGTGTAAGCAAGTGCTAATCTACAAGCAAAGTTCAAATCCTCATCATCGGCATTTTTATCAATAAAGCTAACGGCACCTACTATATCATCTAAAAAGCTTATCATTTGAAATTTATCATTTGGTGATTTTAAAA
This genomic window contains:
- a CDS encoding TolC family protein, translating into MRNIIFFAIVLLFVGCSFKPEMIDVNSSFDYKSQTTNISDKWWEEFNDDKLNSLVDDALKHNIDLKIAYLNLQKADINLNNAKSLFLPTASVTGSATRRGTEHLKTDSFSLNAVLNYEVDLWGRVKNSVESNKALLNASIYDYNASRLSIVSNVVDNYFSLVALKMQENIYKNTLKSYIDTMNYRKKQLEAGAITKSVYIQSVTSVQNASINLNNIKNQIITLSNVLSILAGRDNNEILYSLVNTNKTLPKAPQINADISADILLKRSDVAYAYEILKSSNALVGVAKAAYFPSISLSGIFGFSSAKIDNLFDKDARFWSLGTSLTQNIFNLPQTKNRVKLSKIIESENALRYEKIIKIALGEVKTALINRRNLIEIFNQTKELLDSQEKIYELVNSQYDEGYVDHLSLLDAQRNLLSTKLSLVNANLNLNKAVVQVFKAFGGGFKK
- a CDS encoding autotransporter outer membrane beta-barrel domain-containing protein, translated to MKISKFLSAVAISACISTGLFANTYFEDARLYLSIYAAKHNDDIEKMMSDIETANDLKNIVIQYLISFANAKNEEIKVERHSQKDNNDAIWISSAIKYGYQATNDWIKKNIQVPLNEMLENPDNIDNTKLNKLNGSFSTNGINLELGQGSVDASQNVTKLDKNFIKKHKTDIKNKLNEFLNTFHTKLKKNVEIISKKIEEKSNDDHKLKTELEKLKKEKVKIEEKVKEIEDKLKKEKQERLERERLERERQEEQERLEKEKERLEKEQERLEKEKEEREKIKKEELKKEQEFKSKFSTQDSIQSSIYDLTKDNQNLRQIFETMSKDQIQAFSKEIKQTTQDISSNISENLYTQIVDFNSEITTQTRLAQLSNPFNKDLALAKAINALKDMRFVSNDDSVMTNVVKEYTDRFAYNNNLWASALGGQTRSKNNIKSSLYGFAIGYDRAFDSTIVGSYINYAKTKTKNDSFDNKADNYQVGVYTRSYVNNNEIDTKVSIGKSKNKLTRDIKIPNNALVSQKSKYDTKSLTFDLSYGYVVATKNNSFVKPFIGASYSYFKNDEFKEDGLFAMKFSGSNSKMLNASAGIEFRTYLENGNYFFITPSLQKEIYKKTKDSIVRFVGSDKDIILATNNKKSTYVSLITGAQVNLTQNLSANMIIGAKAKSKEKLYNATIGLRYKF
- a CDS encoding efflux RND transporter periplasmic adaptor subunit produces the protein MKKTQILIAIFVTIFIAGCFDFNFLKTEKSKNTQNKKPQMPPATVNVIVAKKADNKMIFEYPAKLESLQEVIVTPKVSGTIIKQNFKAGDKVKQGDVLFIVEPDKFEALYDIANAAIIQAESAYKNAKSEMERVKRLFSQNAISQKEYDNALAKLEVASASIASAKANAKAAKLDLSYTKIKAPFSGVVSENLVDVGSFVAAGNTKLVKLSDIDTINARFYISDVANLKRINNLTNKNWVQLDSNATLITNNGNVKGSLNFIDNTVDENTGSVLAKAEFKNENLQLLAGSFAKISLDGFIQKNSFLLPQIAIKQDVVSPYVLVAKDNKVTKKPIQIIFETSENAIINSGLKEGDQIIINNFNKIGIGATVKVENKENK
- a CDS encoding efflux RND transporter permease subunit, which translates into the protein MFSKFFINRPIFASVISIIIFIAGIMSLRGLPVEEYPQLTPPQISIRAQYTGANADVIANTVASVIEEQVNGVENMIYMKSVSSSSGSMNLNVFFKIGTNSKQASVDVNNRVQSALSRLPSEVRQIGVTVRESSGSMLGVVSFLNPNATITELHNYVVLNILDDIKRVKGVGDATIIGGKNYAMRIWIKPDLLAKYNLSTTDVISAIKTQNSQYAAGKIGEAPIKDKISYVYAISADGRFKNVDEFKNIILKADSNGNLLRLKDVADVEIGSENYSIGALMNGKNMAPMLIFLQNGANAVETMHLVKERLQEISKSYPDGMYHDIPYDTTKFVEISIQEVIKTFIEAMLLVMVVIYMFLKSFRATIIPMLAVPVSIIGTFVGFYIMGFSINLITLFALILAIGIVVDDAIIVIENVERIMHEDKSISVKEASIKAMQEVTTPVISIVLVLSAVFIPVAFMEGFVGVIQRQFALTLVVSVCLSGLVALTLTPALCAVFLKRTEEKPFWFVQKFNDFFDWSTSIFSAGVAKVIRHVIPSLIIVGIIVWAMITLLKIIPSSLVPYEDKGAAIAVTSLPPASTSSRTLTEVKKISDKFLSNPNVEMVTTIAGYDMFAGVLRENSAISFVGLKDWDQRKNPKDQIFALLGPFNGMLAPSKESMSFVMNTPPIMGLSLAGGFEIYLQNKSGKSYNEIQKDTMKVVMAANARPEITRVRTTLDTTYPQYKIEVDEQKAYLMGVSKPDIFATISATIGGYYINDFNMFGKTYRVYMRAKESFRNSAEDIRNIFVKNKKGEMVALNSIVTLKRSMGADLVERFNLFPAAKLMGEPALGYTSGDALNAIEDVIKQTLQQDEYSIAYSGTAYQEKTSSGTGQTAFVFGMIFVFLILAAQYERWLIPLAVITAIPFAVFGSLFATYIRGLSNDIYFQIGLLLLIGLSAKNAILIIEFAMQERKRGKSIFDAAINAAKLRFRPIVMTSIAFSMGIFPMVISSGAGAASRHSLSTGLIGGMIAATTIAIFFVPLFYYLLESLNQKFKNRKGALDA